The genome window GCCGCAGCGAACACCGGTTCGAGCAGATGCGCCACGGTCGGCTCGGCGACGGCGCCCAGTGTCAGGGAGCACACGGTGATCCCGAACTGGGCCGCGGCCATCATCTGCGGCAGCCGTTCGAGGCCGTACAGCACCTGCCGCGCCCGGGCGGTCCCCAGCGGCTCGATCTGGCTGCGGCGTACGGACACGAGCGCGAACTCGGCGCCGACGAAGAACCCGTTGACGAGCACCAGCAGCGCCGCGAACAGGAGTTGGAGCACGCTCATCGCACCGCCTCCGCGGCCGGCGCGGGGGCGTCCGCGAGCTTCACGAGCCTGACACGCTCGGCGCGGTAGTGGCCGACCTGGCGGACGGTGAGCCGCCAGCCCGGCAGCTCGGCACGGTCACCGAGGGCGGGGATCCGGCCCAGCAGGTCGGCGACCAGTCCGGCCACGGTCTCGTACGGCCCCTCGGGCACATCCAGGCCTATCCGCTTCAGGACGTCGACGCGGCAGCTTCCGTCGGCGTCCCACGCGGGACGCCCGTCCTCGGGCGGCGCCACGGCGAGTTCCGGCAGGCCGAGGCCGTCGTGCTCGTCGCGCACCTCGCCGACCAGTTCCTCGACGATGTCCTCCAGCGTGACGACGCCGGCCGTGCCGCCGTACTCGTCCACGACCACGGCGATGGGCTGCTGGCTGCGCAGCAGCTCCAGGAGGGGCTGCACGGGCAGCGTCTCCGGGACCAGCAGGGGGGCCTGCGCGATCCGGGTGACGGGGGTGCGCAACCGTTCGTGGGAGGGCACCGCGAGGGCGTCCTTGAGGTGCACCATGCCGACGATTTCGTCGATCTTGTCGTGGTAGACGGGGAAGCGGGACAGGCCGGTGGCCCGGGTCAGGTTGACCACGTCCTGCGCGGTGGCCGAGGACTGCAGCGCGCTCACCCGCACTCGCGGGGTCATCACGTGCTGGGCGGTCAGCTCCCCCAGGGAGAGCGTGCGGACGAAGAGGTCGGCCGTGTCCTGTTCCAGCGCGCCGGCCCGCGCGGAGTGGCGGGCGAGCGACACCAGCTCGCCCGGGGTGCGGGCGGAGGCCAGCTCCTCGGCGGGTTCCACGCCCAGGGCCCGCACCAGGCGGTTCGCGACCGCGTTCAGCGCCGCGATCACCGGCCGGAACAGCCGGGAGAACAGGTGCTGGGGGCCCGCGACGAAGCGCGCGACCTGAAGGGGCCGGGAGACCGCCCAGTTCTTGGGGACGAGTTCACCGATCACCATCTGCGCGGCCGAGGCGAGCAGCATGCCGACGACGACCGCGACGCCGCTCGCCGCGCCCTCGGGAAGCCCGATCAGCGCGAACGGGGCGTGCAGCAGTTCGGCGAGCGCCGGTTCGGCGAGCATGCCGACGACGAGCGAGGTGATGGTGATGCCGAGCTGGGTGCCGGAGAGCTGGAAGGACAGCTCCTTGAGCGACTCGACGACCGTACGGGCACGCCGGTCGCCCTCGGCCGCGGCCCGCTCGGCGTCCGGGCGCTCGACCGTGACGAGCCCGAACTCGGCCGCCACGAAGAAGCCGTTGGCGAGAATCAGCAGGAACGCCGCCCCGAGGAGCAGCAAGGGGATGGTCATGATGCCGCCGCCTCCGCGTTCACACGGACACGGTCCGCGCTATGTCGGCAGGGGGCGGCGCAGGTACTACAGGACGATCCGTCCATCGCCGGAGGGAGTCACTCCTCGGGTAGCAGGAACCCCTGAGCACCGGGTGGAACCTCAGGGGCGGAGGCGCCACGTAAGCGCCTCTGCCACCAGATTAATCAAGACTGCGCCCTGTGCGGCAGGGTGGACGTCCCCGAGTCAGCCCTGATGTCGTTCGGGAGCGGCCGTGGAGCGGGCCTCGGCGAGCGCCCGGAGGGTGCGTGCGTCGTCGATGGCGCGTTTCTTGGCGATGCCCGGCTGGATGCCGAGGGCGGGCAGGCTGGTGCCGTCGCTGAGGTTCAGGAACACCCAGGGGTCGCCGGGACGCAGGTTGACCTGGACGATCTCCGCCCAGTCCAGTCGGCGCCGGCTTGCGATGTTGACGACGGTGACCCCGCTGTCGTCGGCGACGACCTTGGGCCGGGCGAGCAGGAGCAGCACTGCGAAGAGAAGGGCCGCCGTGAGGATGAAGCTGAGGCGTTCCCCGGTGGTGAGCTGGTCCAGCAGCAGCGCGACCGTGGTGATCACCACGAGTATCGCGACGCCGGCGGTCAGCAGCACGGCGCGGGTGCGGCCCGGCCGGAAGGTGACGGGAAGGGTGGGCAGGTCCGACATCGGTGCGCGGTTCCTCAGAGGCGGCAGGCGTGGATGGCCGTGGTGAGGATGGCCCGGGCGCCGATGTCGTACAGGTCGTCCATGATCCGCTGGGCCTCCTTGGCCGGGACCATGGCCCGCACGGCGACCCAGCCCTCGTTGTGCAGCGGCGAGACGGTCGGGGACTCCAGGCCCGGGGTGAGGGCGACGGCCTTCTCGAGCTGCTCGACGCGGCAGTCGTAGTCCATCATCACGTAGGTCCGGGCCACCAGGACGCCCTGGAGGCGGCGCAGGAACTGCTGGACCTTGGTCTCTTCGGCGTCGGCGCCCGTGCGGCGGATGACGATCGCCTCGGACTTCATGATGGGCTCGCCGATGACCTCCAGGCCGGCGTTGCGCAGCGAGGTGCCGGTCTCGACGACGTCCGCGATGACCTCGGCGACGCCGAGCTGGATGGCGGTCTCCACCGCGCCGTCCAGGTGGACGACGGCGGCGTCGATGCCGTTGTCCGCGAGGTGCTTGGCGACGATGCCCTCGTAGGAGGTGGCGATCGTCATGCCGCTCAGGTCCTCCACGCCGTTCGCCGTGCCGGGCTTGGTGGCGAAGCGGAAGGTGGAGCGGGCGAAGCCGAGCGGGAGGATCTCCTCGGCGTTGGCGCCGGAGTCGATGAGCAGGTCACGGCCGGTGATGCCGATGTCGAGGCGGCCGGAGGAGACGTAGATCGCGATGTCGCGGGGGCGGAGGTAGAAGAACTCGACCTCGTTCTCCGGGTCGACGATCCTCAGCTCCTTGGACTCCCGGCGCTGCTGGTAGCCGGCCTCATGCAGCATCTCCGCCGCAGGGCCGGACAGTGAACCCTTGTTGGGGACGGCGATGCGCAGCATGAGGTCGGCTTCCTTCGTTCGTGCGTATGGGTTGTACGGGTATTCGGTTTACGGCTCAGAGGTGGGCGTAGACGTCGTCCAGGGAGATCCCGCGCGCCACCATCATCACCTGGACGTGGTACAGCAGCTGGGAGATCTCCTCGGCGGCCGCCTCCTTGCCCTCGTACTCGGCGGCCATCCAGACCTCGGCGGCCTCTTCGACGACCTTCTTGCCGATGGCATGGACACCCTTGCCGACCAGCTCGGCGGTGCGGGAAGTGGCGGGATCGCCGTGGGCGGCCTTGTGCTGGAGCTCGGTGAAGAGCTCCTCGAACGTCTTCTTGGACATGGTGGTCCTAACCCTACGCGCTGAGGGCCGTACCTCAGTGCCAGGGTTCAGATACTGAGCGGAGCGTGGCGGCCGTCGCCACCGCCGCCGTCACCGCCTCGTGCCCCTTGTCCTCGTTGGAACCCTCGAGGCCCGCGCGGTCCAGGGCCTGCTCCTCCGTGTCGCACGTCAGCACCCCGAAGCCGACGGGGACGCCGGTCTCGACGGAGACCTGGGTCAGGCCCTGGGTGACGCCCTGGCACACGTAGTCGAAGTGGGGGGTGCCGCCGCGGATGACGACGCCGAGGGCGACGATCGCGTCATATCCGCGGCCCGCGAGGACCTTCGCCGCGACCGGCAGCTCGAAGCTGCCGGGGACCCTGAGCAGGGTCGGCTCGTCGATCCCCAGCTCCCGCAGGGCGCGCAGGGCGCCGTCGACCAGACCGTCCATCACCTTGTCGTGCCACTGTGCCGCGATGACGCCGACCCGCAGGTCGCTCACGTTGCGTACGGACAGTTCCGGTGCACCCTTGCCGCTCACGTCTCTCCTCAGTGCTCTGTTACTGGTTGCCGCAGGCGGACACGGCGGTCGTGTCCAGCCAGGGCAGGTCGTGCCCCATCCGGTCCCGCTTGGTGCGCAGGTAGCGGAGGTTGTGTTCACCCGCCTGGACGGGCATCGGTTCCCGGGCGGTGACGTCGAGGCCGTAACGCAGCAGGGCGTCGGTCTTCTCCGGGTTGTTGGTCATCAGGCGCACGCTGCTCACGCCGAGGTCCTTCAGGATCTGGGCGCCGGCTGCGTAGTCCCGGGCGTCGGCGGGCAGGCCCAGCTCCAGGTTGGCGTCCAGGGTGTCACGGCCGCGCTCCTGGAGTTCGTACGCGCGCAGCTTGGACATCAGTCCGATACCGCGTCCCTCGTGGCCGCGCAGGTAGACGACCACGCCCCGGCCCTCGGCCTGGATGCGCCGCAGGGACGCCTCCAGCTGGGGGCCGCAGTCGCAGCGGGCGGAGCCGAAGACGTCGCCGGTCAGGCACTCGGAGTGGACGCGGACCAGAACGTCCTCACCGTCGCCGATCTCGCCGTGGACGAGGGCGACGTGCTCGACGCCGTCGACGGTGGACCGGTAGCCGTACGCCGTGAAGGTGCCGTGGGCGGTGGGCAGCCGGACCTCGGCCTCGCGGCGGACGGTCGGTTCGTCCGAGGTGCGGCGGTAGGCGATCAGGTCCTCGATGGAGATGATCGTCAGACCGTGCTTGCGGGCGAACGGGATCAGCTCGGGCAGCCGCAGCATGTGGCCGTCCTCGCCGGCGATCTCCACGATGGCGCCGGCCGGGCGCAGTCCCGCGAGCCGGGCGAGGTCGACGGCGGCCTCGGTGTGGCCGTTGCGGACCAGGACGCCGCCGGACTTGGCGCGCAGCGGGAAGACATGGCCGGGCCGCACGAAGTCCGAGGGCTCAGCCGTGCCGCTCGCCAGCAGCTGGAGCGTGGCGGCGCGGTCGGAGGCGGAGATACCGGTGGTCACGCCGTGGGCGGCGGAGGCGTCGACGGAGACCGTGAAGGCGGTCTTCATCGACTCGTTGTTCTCGTCGACCATCTGGGGGAGCCCGAGCCGGTCCAGCTCCTCGCCCTCCATGGGGGCGCAGATCAGGCCGCGGCACTCGCTCATCATGAAGGCGACGATCTCGGGGGTGACCTTCTCGGCGGCGATCACGAGGTCGCCCTCGTTCTCGCGGTCCTCGTCGTCGACGACCACGACCGGGCGGCCGGCCGCGATGTCGGCCACGGCCTGCTCGACCGGGTCGAGCGCGAAGTCCTCGATGGTGTCCGTGCTGTAGAGAATCGGCGCCGTGCTCATACGGCGGCTCCTTCCAGGACGGGCCGCGCGGCCCTGCGGGAGCGCAGCCACCAGTCGCGCATGCCCCACAGGACGAGTGCGCCGTAGATGACGTAGACGAATCCGGAGAAGGCGAAGCCGTTGGCGAAGTTGAGCGGGACGCCGACGGCGTCGACGAGCAGCCACGCGAACCAGAACTCGACCATGCCGCGTGCCTGGGCGTACATGGCGACGATCGTGCCGACGAAGATGTACGCGTCCGGCCACGGGTCCCACGACAGTGCCGGGTACGCGGTGAACAGGCCGGCCACGGCGAGGGTGCCCACGGCCGCGGCGCCGACGAGGATGCCGCGTTCCCGCCAGGTGGCGAAGCGCGGTGCGATGTGGCCGTCCTCCGCCTGGCCCTTGCCGCGGTTCCACTGCCACCAGCCGTAGACGGCGACGACCATGACGACGACCTGCTTGCCGGCGCTGCCGGAGAGGTGGGCCGTGGCGAAGGCGGCGAAGAGAATCAGGCCGGACAGGAACTGCACCGGCCAGCTCCATATGGAGCGCCGCCAGCCGAAGGCGAGGCCGAGCAGACCGATCACGTTGCCGATCATGTCCGACCACTTGATGTGCTGGCCGAGGAGCGCGAAGGCCTCGGAGTTCAGCCAGTTCACTTGGTGGCCCCCTGACCGGCCAGGAGGCTCTCGACGTACTTGGCGATGATGTCGACCTCGAGGTTGACCGGGTCGCCGGGCTGCTTGAGGCCGAGAGTGGTCAGCGCGAGGGTGGTGGGGATGAGGCTCACGGAGAAGTGGTCGCCTCCGGCCTCAACGACCGTGAGGCTGATGCCGTCCACCGTGATGGAGCCCTTCTCCACGACGTAGCGGGACAGGTCCGCCGGGAGCGAGATCTTCACGATCTCCCAGTGCTCGGAGGGCCGGCGCTCCAGGACCGTGCCGGTGCCGTCCACATGGCCCTGCACGATGTGGCCACCGAGACGGGTGCCGACGGCGGTGGGGCGTTCGAGGTTGACTCGGGAGCCGACCATGAGGGCGCCGAGGCTGGAGCGGTTCAGGGTCTCCGCCATGACGTCGGCGGTGAACTCGTCGCCCTCGTGCTCCACGACGGTGAGACAGACGCCGTTGACCGCGATGGAGTCGCCATGACGGGCGCCTTCGGTGACGACGGGTCCACGGAGCCGGAAGCGGGAGGAGTCGCCGAGATTCTCGACGGCGGTGACCTCACCCAGCTCTTCGACGATTCCGGTGAACACTTCCCGGGTCCTCCTGCCTCGATGGGGCACGGACTCCGGGGCCTGTCGATGACGACAGCAGACACGAGCGAGGACACCGGGGGCGACGCCGGACGGGCCTCGTCCGCATGGACGAGCCGAGACGGCGGCGCGCACGAATGCCCGCCCGCCGCGCACTGCCTCCCATCCGGACTTTAACCGTCGGTCCAGGAATTCCACCTGGTCAACCGGCCGCTGGAAGCGACCGGGTCGCGGACTGTAACCGCCGGTTCGGACTTTCACCGACCCCGGAGTGCGCTGCTTCTGGTACAGCCTCAGTGTGCCACGACTGATCGATGGCCAACCGGGTGAACTTGCTGTGGGGTGCCTCACAGGTTCACATGCTGGACATATTCGACGGCGGGCGCCTGCCCGCCCTCGCCGCCACCACAGCAACACGCGCTCCACGAGAGCCACTTGAGATTGGTCCATACCTATTGACCGGGTGATCCACCCCGCCTAGGGTCGGCGCTCGCGGCGCGGTGCGCCGCCCTCGAACGGCCCGGCGGCGGTGACGAAGGCCCTTGCCCGCCGCCGGGCCTGCGGACGGCATGACCACAGCGGTACGGCCGCCTGCCGCAGTGCGGGCTCCTGTCGCGGTCCTGGCGCAGTGCGGACGCCCTATCGCTCAGGCGGCGTGAAGAGCTCGTCCTGGGCTCCGTCCCGTGCCGTCAGCAGTGCTCCCCGCAGGACCGCGCCGCCGCCCAGGGTGCTCGCGCGCACCTCGGTGGCCAGCGGTGACACACGGACCAGACGCTCCGCGACCCGCGCGGCGAGGACGTCCCCGCCCGCCTGCCCGACCTCGCCCCCGAGCACGACACAGCCGGGGTCGAGGACGGCGGCGACGGAGGCGGCGCCGATGGCGAGCCGGTCGGCGAGGGCGTCGAGGAAACGGCCGGCCCGTCCCGCCGGGGACACCTCCGTCACCCCACTGCCGCCGCCCGCCTCCACCCCGGCGACCGCCGCGACCGCCCCCGCACCAGGGCCGCCGCCGCCAGTTCTCGCGTCGCCCGCCCCGCCGACAAACCGTGCTCTCCCGCCAGTTCCACGATCGCCGCCGCCCCCGCCAGGGAGTGGAATCCACCCTCGCAGTCCGTCGCCGACGGCAGGGTGGCGGTGCCCGGGACCGGCAGGAAGCCGATCTCGCCCGTGCCGCCCGAGGCGCCGCGGCGCAGCGCGCCGTCCAGGACCACCGCCGCGCCCGTGCCATGGCCCAGCCACAGCAGGACGAACGTGTCGCGGTCCCGCGCCACCCCCTCGCGCTGCTCGGCCAGCGCCGCGAGGTTGGTCTCGTTCTCGACGATCACCCGGGCGGGCAGCCGCTCCTGGAGCGCGGCGACCAGGCGGCGGTGCCACTCCGGCAGCCCGGCGGAGTCACGGAGTTCACCGGTGGCGGGGTCGATGAGACCGGGCGCCCCGATCCCGACCGTGTGCAGCCTGTCGGCACCGGCCTCCTTCGCGGCACGCTCCACCAACAGCACCGCCTGCTCGACCGCCGGCCCGGTGCCGGTGTCGCCGCCGATCGGCGCGGAGGCCTCCGCGAGCACCCCGCCCAGCAGATCCGACACCAGCACGGAAACGCTCTCGGTGCGCACGTCCAGGGCGGCGAGGTGGGCCCGGTCGGCGACGATCCCGTACACCCGCGCGTTCGGACCGCGTCGCTGCTCGCCCGACTCCCCCACCACCGCGATCAGTCCGGCGGCCGTGAGCCGTTCGACGAGGTCGGCGACCGTGGGCCGGGACAGTCCGGTCAGCTGTTTCAACTGCCCTGCCGTCAAAGGGCCCTCCTGCTGCAGCAGGCGCAGGGCGAGCCGGTCGTTGATGGCCCGGGCGGTGCTCGGGGATGCGGGCATGCCGGGATCCTTCCAGATCTGCCATAGCGCCGCTCCGGCGCGGCTTCGGGTCCCCTATCTATCAGGCAGGGTTCCTGATAGTTTACGTCGGCGCGCAGGGAGGACACCGCCGGGAGGGGCCCGAGAATGAGCGAGATGAGCGAAGCGAGCCGACAAGAGGTGAGGCGCGCCCGGTACGCCGTGGCGGCCGTGTTCGCCGTGCACGGCGCCGTCACCGGCTCGTTCGCCACCCGCGTGCCCTGGATCCAGGACCATGCGCACGTCAGCGCCGGCCAGCTCGGCATCGCCCTGGCGTTCCCCGCACTCGGCGCGTCCCTGGCGATGCCGCTCGCGGGCCGGATCAGCCACCGGTTCGGCGCCCGGACGGCGCTGCGCGGACTGCTCTCCCTGTGGACGCTGTCCCTCGTCCTGCCGTCCCTCTCCCCCGATCTGCTCACCCTGTGCGCGGCCCTGTTCGTGTACGGCGCCTCGGCCGGGATGGCGGACGTCGCGATGAACGCGCTCGGTGTGGAGGTGGAGAACCGTCTCGGCAGGTCGATCATGTCCGGACTGCACGGCCTGTGGAGCGCCGGCGCACTGATCGGCTCGGCGGCCGGCACGCTCGCCGCCCACCTCGGCTCGGACGCCCGGCTGCACCACGCCCTGGCCGCCGCGGTGCTGACCGTGCTGGGTCTCGTCGCCTGCACCTGGGTCCTCGACCTGCAGCCCGCCGAGGACGAGGAGCCGCCGCCCCGGTTCGCGCTGCCGCCCAAGTCGGCGCTGCTCATCGGTGCGGTCGGCTTCTGCGCGGTGTTCGCGGAGGGCGCCAGCCTGGACTGGTCGGCGGTCTATCTGCGCGACCAGCTGGACAGTTCCGCGGGACTGGCCGCCGCCTGCACCACCGGTTTCACGCTCACCATGGCACTCGCGCGGATCGCGGGCGACAAGGTGGTCGACCGTTACGGGGCGGTGCGCACCGTCCGGGTGGGCGGTGTCCTCGCCACGCTCGGCGGGCTGCTCATCGTCGTCGCCGACCATCCGGCTCTCGCCATGGGCGGCTTCGCGTTGATGGGTCTGGGCATCGCGGTCGTCGTCCCGCTGTGCTTCGCGGCGGCGGGCCGCAGCGGGCCCAACCCGAGCCAGGCCATCGCGGGCGTGGCCACCATCACGTACACCTCGGGCCTGGTCGCGCCGGGCGCGATCGGCACTCTGGCCCAGGCCACGAGCCTGGTCGCGTCGTTCGGCCTGGTGACCGTGCTGGCGTGCGGGCTCGCGGGGTTCGCGGGGGTCCTCCGGGCGGGCGACCGCAACCGTCCGCAGGGTGCGACGGCCGCCGGTGCCGCACCCTCGGGGCGTGTACCCGCGGCGGAGGAACCGTTCTGTTCCCTGCCCGAGGCTCAGCGCCCGGGTCCGGACCGCCGAAGCGACTGAGATGCCTGTGTTGACCGGATGCGGATCGGCACCCTGGCGCTGATGCCGGGTCCTGGGGGCTCGGCTGCGAGACGGGCCCCGACCAGCCGGGGGATTGCTGGTCGGGGCGGCTCATGGGGTGGACGTGCCGCTCACGGGTGTGGAAGGGCCTCGGCCCCTTCGCCGCTTCAGCGTTGCTGAAGGAGCACGTCCGCCGCCCGTTCGGCGAGCATGGTCACGGGTGCGTGCGTGTGGGCCCGTACGATGCTCGGCATCGCGGAGGCGTCCACCACGCGCAGACCCGTCAGCCCTCTGACCGCGAACGTCGGGTCGACCACCGAGCGCTCGTCCGTGCCCATCCGGCAGGTGCTCACGAGGTGGTGGATACTGCCTCCCGTGGCGCGGATGTAGGCGGTGACGTCGTCGAGGTCCTCGGACAGGGCACCATCCGTCAGCGGCTTGCCCACCCACTGCGCGAAGTCCGGCTGCCGCAGGACGCGCTGTGCCTCGCGCACGCCCGCCACGAGCGTCTCGAGGTCGTGTCCCGCCTCGTCGGTCAGGTAGCGAGGGTCGATCAGTGGCGCGTCGTGCGGATCGGCGCTGCGCAGGGTGATCGCCCCACGGCTGCGCGGTCGCAGCAGGATCACTCCCAGCGCCAGGCCGTGCGCCGTGGGCCGCTGGTGCTCGCCCAGGGGGACGACCAGGTGGACGACCTCGATGTCCGGGGCCTCGAGTTCCTCGCGGGTGCGCAGGAACAGCAGGGCCTCGGAGATGATCGAGTCCAGTGTGCCGTAGCGGTCCTGCAGGTACTGGGTGATCTGCTCGGACGTGGTGTTCGCGCCGGGCGACCGGAAGCCCTGCGCCTCGAAGGCCAGGGGCACGAGCAGATGATCCGTCAGATCCCGGCCCACGGTCGAGAGGTCGCGGACCACGGGGACACCGTGCC of Streptomyces cynarae contains these proteins:
- a CDS encoding bifunctional 3,4-dihydroxy-2-butanone-4-phosphate synthase/GTP cyclohydrolase II — protein: MSTAPILYSTDTIEDFALDPVEQAVADIAAGRPVVVVDDEDRENEGDLVIAAEKVTPEIVAFMMSECRGLICAPMEGEELDRLGLPQMVDENNESMKTAFTVSVDASAAHGVTTGISASDRAATLQLLASGTAEPSDFVRPGHVFPLRAKSGGVLVRNGHTEAAVDLARLAGLRPAGAIVEIAGEDGHMLRLPELIPFARKHGLTIISIEDLIAYRRTSDEPTVRREAEVRLPTAHGTFTAYGYRSTVDGVEHVALVHGEIGDGEDVLVRVHSECLTGDVFGSARCDCGPQLEASLRRIQAEGRGVVVYLRGHEGRGIGLMSKLRAYELQERGRDTLDANLELGLPADARDYAAGAQILKDLGVSSVRLMTNNPEKTDALLRYGLDVTAREPMPVQAGEHNLRYLRTKRDRMGHDLPWLDTTAVSACGNQ
- the ribH gene encoding 6,7-dimethyl-8-ribityllumazine synthase; this translates as MSGKGAPELSVRNVSDLRVGVIAAQWHDKVMDGLVDGALRALRELGIDEPTLLRVPGSFELPVAAKVLAGRGYDAIVALGVVIRGGTPHFDYVCQGVTQGLTQVSVETGVPVGFGVLTCDTEEQALDRAGLEGSNEDKGHEAVTAAVATAATLRSVSEPWH
- a CDS encoding MFS transporter, whose amino-acid sequence is MSEASRQEVRRARYAVAAVFAVHGAVTGSFATRVPWIQDHAHVSAGQLGIALAFPALGASLAMPLAGRISHRFGARTALRGLLSLWTLSLVLPSLSPDLLTLCAALFVYGASAGMADVAMNALGVEVENRLGRSIMSGLHGLWSAGALIGSAAGTLAAHLGSDARLHHALAAAVLTVLGLVACTWVLDLQPAEDEEPPPRFALPPKSALLIGAVGFCAVFAEGASLDWSAVYLRDQLDSSAGLAAACTTGFTLTMALARIAGDKVVDRYGAVRTVRVGGVLATLGGLLIVVADHPALAMGGFALMGLGIAVVVPLCFAAAGRSGPNPSQAIAGVATITYTSGLVAPGAIGTLAQATSLVASFGLVTVLACGLAGFAGVLRAGDRNRPQGATAAGAAPSGRVPAAEEPFCSLPEAQRPGPDRRSD
- a CDS encoding PH domain-containing protein; its protein translation is MSDLPTLPVTFRPGRTRAVLLTAGVAILVVITTVALLLDQLTTGERLSFILTAALLFAVLLLLARPKVVADDSGVTVVNIASRRRLDWAEIVQVNLRPGDPWVFLNLSDGTSLPALGIQPGIAKKRAIDDARTLRALAEARSTAAPERHQG
- a CDS encoding hemolysin family protein, with translation MTIPLLLLGAAFLLILANGFFVAAEFGLVTVERPDAERAAAEGDRRARTVVESLKELSFQLSGTQLGITITSLVVGMLAEPALAELLHAPFALIGLPEGAASGVAVVVGMLLASAAQMVIGELVPKNWAVSRPLQVARFVAGPQHLFSRLFRPVIAALNAVANRLVRALGVEPAEELASARTPGELVSLARHSARAGALEQDTADLFVRTLSLGELTAQHVMTPRVRVSALQSSATAQDVVNLTRATGLSRFPVYHDKIDEIVGMVHLKDALAVPSHERLRTPVTRIAQAPLLVPETLPVQPLLELLRSQQPIAVVVDEYGGTAGVVTLEDIVEELVGEVRDEHDGLGLPELAVAPPEDGRPAWDADGSCRVDVLKRIGLDVPEGPYETVAGLVADLLGRIPALGDRAELPGWRLTVRQVGHYRAERVRLVKLADAPAPAAEAVR
- the hisG gene encoding ATP phosphoribosyltransferase, with amino-acid sequence MLRIAVPNKGSLSGPAAEMLHEAGYQQRRESKELRIVDPENEVEFFYLRPRDIAIYVSSGRLDIGITGRDLLIDSGANAEEILPLGFARSTFRFATKPGTANGVEDLSGMTIATSYEGIVAKHLADNGIDAAVVHLDGAVETAIQLGVAEVIADVVETGTSLRNAGLEVIGEPIMKSEAIVIRRTGADAEETKVQQFLRRLQGVLVARTYVMMDYDCRVEQLEKAVALTPGLESPTVSPLHNEGWVAVRAMVPAKEAQRIMDDLYDIGARAILTTAIHACRL
- a CDS encoding nicotinamide mononucleotide transporter family protein; protein product: MNWLNSEAFALLGQHIKWSDMIGNVIGLLGLAFGWRRSIWSWPVQFLSGLILFAAFATAHLSGSAGKQVVVMVVAVYGWWQWNRGKGQAEDGHIAPRFATWRERGILVGAAAVGTLAVAGLFTAYPALSWDPWPDAYIFVGTIVAMYAQARGMVEFWFAWLLVDAVGVPLNFANGFAFSGFVYVIYGALVLWGMRDWWLRSRRAARPVLEGAAV
- a CDS encoding phosphoribosyl-ATP diphosphatase, yielding MSKKTFEELFTELQHKAAHGDPATSRTAELVGKGVHAIGKKVVEEAAEVWMAAEYEGKEAAAEEISQLLYHVQVMMVARGISLDDVYAHL
- a CDS encoding riboflavin synthase; its protein translation is MFTGIVEELGEVTAVENLGDSSRFRLRGPVVTEGARHGDSIAVNGVCLTVVEHEGDEFTADVMAETLNRSSLGALMVGSRVNLERPTAVGTRLGGHIVQGHVDGTGTVLERRPSEHWEIVKISLPADLSRYVVEKGSITVDGISLTVVEAGGDHFSVSLIPTTLALTTLGLKQPGDPVNLEVDIIAKYVESLLAGQGATK